In Novosphingobium kaempferiae, the DNA window CATGTGTGATGTTGTCCGGCGGATCGGCGGCCGGAATAGCCATCCGGAATTGCACCGGATCCTTGCGAGTACGCCGCTGTTAGCGGAAATGCGTCGAAGTCCGCAAGGGCTAGAAACGCCGGTGGTCGTGCCCGTCGATCAGGTCGCAGGTGCCGCGAAAGGCGTAAGGCGCGGTGCCGACGATGGAAATCTGCCCGCTGGTGCGGTTGATCGTCAGCTTGGGCTTGTTGAGCCCGTTCAGCCTGTAGGCGCCTGAAATAACGTCGCGCCCGAGCGACACGTCGTAGATATCCCACCATGCCCCGTCTCCACGCGAATGGATCGGCGGGATGAGCTTCTTCGGCAGCTTGATACGCCCGCCGCCCGGCCAGAGCTGTATCATCACCGAGGCATCGAACTGCTGCGCGGTCATGTCCACCCGGTTGCCGTAGACATAGCGGTCCTTGTCGCGATCCCAGGTCCAGCCGTTGCTGTTGACGACACCCGACCGCTGCCCGTCTCCAAAGCAGACGAGGCCCAGTTCGACCTGCTGCCCCTGGACCTCGACGTATCCGGTCCCGGCGGCGGCAAAGCTCGGACTTTCGCGCGTCGGCGCAGGGCGACCGAAACCTATGTCGGGATGGCGACCACGGTCATCTGAACCATGATGCGCGTCGCCGGCGCGCTCGGCCTCTCCGCAATCGGGTGCGGGGCTCGATGTGATCGCGTCGTAGCGACCATCATATGTCGCCACCGTCACGCACTGGTGGTTGGCGGGGTTCCAGTAGTAGCTCCACTTGCGATCGTCGCCTTCCTGCAGGCGCACGAAACGATAGCCCCGCGCCTTGAGCTGGGTTTCGCCGCTCGATCCGCGAGCCCCGACCAGATCACGCAGTTCGGGAGGGGTCTGGGCAGACAGAGCCGTGGGAAGCAGGCCGATGATCGCGAAAAGCATCAAACGCTTTTGGTGCATGGTGATCGCCGCCCGTCCACATGGTTCTGCGAGGCGGATTTATGCCCTGCTCCGCCCCTGCCAATCAAGCGAAACGAACGGTTGTCGCACGCGGGATGTCGCACGCGCGACGCGCCCTCAGCCCTTGATCGCGGGCATTCCGTCCTTGGGGCCGGTCGCGCCCTTGCCTGCGCCGGGATTGGCGACAGCGGCGGCGATCAGGCGGTCGTGTTCGGTGGCCGAGATGCGCTCCCAGCCCGCGCGGCCCAGCTTTTCCATCGGGCGATAGCGCACCTTGTACTGCATCCGCGCCGAGCCTTCGACCCAGTAGCCGAGGTAGACGTAGCCCAGCCCCATCTCGTTCGACCGCTGGATGTGGTCGAGGATGATGTAGTTGCCGAGGCCCTGCCGCATGCTTTCGGGATCGTAGAACGAATAGATCATCGAGAGCCCGTCGCACTGGCGGTCGGTCAGGCAGGCGCCGACGAGGCGGCCCGGGGTCACGCCGTCTGCGGACGGCTCACGGTATTCGATGACGTAGCTGGTGACGGGCGTGTGCTCCACCATGTCGGCGAAGTCGACCTCGTCCATCGTTGTCATGCCGCCTTCGGGGTGACGCACCGCGAGGTAGCGCTGGAGCAGGTCGAACTGCTCGCTGGTGGACCAGGGGCGGCAGACCGTGGCGACGAGGTCTGCATGCGCCTCAAGCGTGCGCTTCTGCGTCCGCGAGGGCTGGAATTCCGAAGCGACGACGCGGACCGAGACGCAGGCGTTGCAATCGATGCAGGAAGGGCGGTAGGCGACCGTCTGGCTGCGGCGGAAGCCGATGCGGCCCAGCGCATCGTTCAGCGAATCGGCGTGCGGGCCCTTGAGTTCCGTGAAGACCTTGCGCTCGCTGCGGCCAGGCAGGTACGGACACGGCGCCGGGCTCGTTACGAAAAAGCGCGGAAATCGAACGGGCGCGGTCA includes these proteins:
- a CDS encoding arginyltransferase — protein: MTAPVRFPRFFVTSPAPCPYLPGRSERKVFTELKGPHADSLNDALGRIGFRRSQTVAYRPSCIDCNACVSVRVVASEFQPSRTQKRTLEAHADLVATVCRPWSTSEQFDLLQRYLAVRHPEGGMTTMDEVDFADMVEHTPVTSYVIEYREPSADGVTPGRLVGACLTDRQCDGLSMIYSFYDPESMRQGLGNYIILDHIQRSNEMGLGYVYLGYWVEGSARMQYKVRYRPMEKLGRAGWERISATEHDRLIAAAVANPGAGKGATGPKDGMPAIKG